The sequence GGGAAGTTGGCTCCACCTGACCGTCTAAAGTGGAGCTGAACGGATCCAGAACGCATCGCCTGGATGGCAATATCGGCCAATGCGATTATAACAAACGAAATCACAATCAAGATGAACAGGATATAGGGTCTCTTGCTCCATCTTCCCATGATACCCAGTGCAAATGGATATATTAGCAGCAGGATCCACACGTTGAATACCAGCCCGAGCGACGCATCTCCCATCTGCATCAGTGACCATCCTCCAAAGAGAGCCTTGCCTATTGCCGCGCCAATGGCACAGATATTCACTGCTATCACCACTATCGTTGGGAACAACAATGGTGCCCATTGAACATCATACAGTTCTGCAAACTTCTCGCTGGTGCTGCTTGCTACTTGTTTTGCTGTCAGCTTGAATGAGACACCCTTCAAACCAAAACACTTCAGCACTATGTGCAGGACTGCAAGCGGGTAAACAGCTGTTGCTCCAATAATGTAGAACTGTTCATTGCGGATCCAGTCCAGTAGTGTTAGCCCCGCCCACTTGATCTCAACCATACCGATCATTTCTGACATAAATATGACGATCACAAGGTACAATACATATGTAGGAAATGGCTTCTGTATGTAGAATATGCCGCGGAAGATCCATATGACTGGGAAGAGGAGATAGAACAAAAGGAAGACTGATGTAACTGGGTAGCCTGTCATGTTAACGTAAGCAATTCGTTGCATAAAGTTGAGTCGGCGGCCAGCAAGGAGTGGGCAGTTATGTGAGAAGAACATCTCAAGGGAGCCACCTGACCAGCGCAGAATCTGGTAGAGACGCTCAGTGAGGTTGATTGGTGCAGTGCCGCGGAATGCATCAGGCTCCATGCGGCAGTACATTGAGCGCCACCCTGTCCGATGCAATCGGAAACCAGTCACCACATCCTCGGTTGCAATATTGTAAACCCAACCAACATCCTTGCCCCAGTCAGTCCCATCCTCATATGCACATGCCATGGCATCACTCAACTCCTGCAGGATAGACTCTTCAAGGGCAGGCGGTGATATGATTGAGCGTTCTTGGTTTGCTGCTATAGGTATTGAGCTGATGAAGGAGTCCAAGTTGCCAAACTTTTTGGAGCTATCCACAATATTGCAATCATCGGGTCTCCAACGAGGTGGGTCAACACCATACAGTGCGACTCGGCGGAACATGCAACCGGTGCCAACATAAGAAGGGCCCTGGATACCATTGAGGCCGAGCAAAGTAGCATCAAAGAAGACTCGGTTGTGATTGCAATACCTATCAGTTGGGTCAACGTCATCAAAACGTTGGGGGAATTGGACAAAGGCGGTGTTGTCACCTTCACGTCGATCGAGCATGAAACATATACCAGCACGGAAGGCCTTCGAATTGTTGACATAGTGGTCACCATCAAAGTTGATGATGAATGGTGCATTGGTGAGGAGGGCAGATACTCGCAGCTGCACGTTCATGGCACCTGCCTTCTTTTGGTGGTCATAGCCTGGGCGCTTCTCGCGGGCTATGTATACAAGCATAGGAAGGCGCACATCAACATTGCTGAAGTCCACAGGGCTGTCAGTGCTTGCTGGTAGACCAAGTTGAGGTTGATTGCTCGGATGGTTCAACATAACCTATTGAACAACCATGGTAGTTGAAAAATATATCAGTGCACTCTAACTTATTAGGTAACTCTAACTCATATACTACTCTAGTCAATATATGTTGGAATTACTGAAAGCTAATTAAGAAAAAGGTAATAGTATAAGCAAGTGAAAATACCTGAACAATTCCAGCGTGATGTCCTTTCTTATGGTTCTCAGATGGATCAATCCATGTACCAGGCCACTCTGTCCCATCTGCCATCCAGGTTGCCTTCACACCTTCTTCGGCATGTGTCTGGTTGTATGCATCTGACCGTTTGGGAATGATGGTAAAAAGAGCATCCAAGCGTACCTTGAACTCATCATACTCCCTACTCATGTATCTGTGGTCACTGAGAAAATCCTCTGGTGCACTTCCAGCGTATGGACGCGACTTCACTGCAAAATAGCTCTCAGGGGCCCTAGGCTCAATGGAATGTTTTCGGCAAAAGGGAACCCATAATTTAGCAAACTTTGCAGTCTCAAGTAAACCATCATAATGGATGATCGATCCACCATCATCCGAAAGATAGCAAGCATGCTTGTCAACTGGGTAGTCTGCTGCAAGAATGGACAAAATGGCGTTCATAGTGTATATCATAGGCTCATTTATGGGATCGACGGTGTTGATGAATACATCAAGGCCAGGGAGGTTGGAGTTTCCATCAGGAAGATCAAACTGTTGTTGTAAGAGGGCAAGATCGGGAACACGCTTGATCGGTTTCAGCTTTGCCACTTGGTTTAGTAGCCAACTAACACCAAACCAAAAATCCCCAATCACAGATATCCACCAGAAAAACATGCCATCGGCGTACGGGTGCCTGATACGCCATATGAAAAATAGGACGATAGCAACCAATCTGACCAATGTCAATAACCTGTTgcaaagaaatggaaaaaaaaaggtcagaaTACTCAAAATCTACAAAGCTGGCACAAGAGAATAAAAGCCTTGAACATTAGCATTGTATTTTTTGGGAAGAAATTAATACACCGTGTCCATGCCTAATACACTTCAAATTTAGTAACTGAAAACATCgcatatttaattttaaaactgtCAATTCAAATGCACAAGCATTTCAACTACCAGCCACAACCCACAATTCATAGCAATAGCATTGCACcttctaaagaaaaaaatgagtcCACTAGTCAAACCTATCTCGAATGTGGCGAGAAGATGATGGGGCTAATAGCCTACTGGGACCTCAGCCGATCCCGTTCGGCTTCGATGCCGCGGGTCGGACCCTCCGGCGAGCCGCACTGCCACGGTAACAGGGgccgcgcgggggggggggggggggggggggggggggggggtggggtgcAGCCAGACTGGACGGCGGAAAGGGCTGGGATCTGGGAGCGGAAGGGACGCGGCTTGCCTGCTCCTCCACAGTGCTCCCATCCGTACTCCCAATTCATCGGACGGCTCTGATTCTTCGGTGATGGGCCTGCATCTTTTTTCTCCCAAGCCTATTCATTTTCTTTCTCCAAGTTCCTCTCCCATGGAAATAATCggagaaagggaaaaaatgaaTCGGCTAGAACAACGATCAACGGTGGCAAGATCTTTGATTCTCTTCGGCAACGCGATTTTTCAAATCGTCAATGCTAACGATCAAGCACATGTTAGGATCAAGCGATTGCTAATTTAGGCTTTCGTGACACTGTAATTAGCACTAAGCaactaattaaatattttatcacAGTACATGAGGATAGGATATTTTCTGCGGCATGCGCAATATGAATGCAGTTATTCAAGTGATCGTAATAGTTTTATCAGATAGAGAATGCTCTAGATGGTTTCCCCTCAAATATAAGGTTACTTTGGATATCTTTGGTAGAAGAAGGATGCAACCGATCTAAGTAGCAGTTTTATGATTTATCGTCTGCTATATGCCTTCTTTTctgttgaagtttttttttctttcgaaaaATACCGCCGCTGATTTTGCaggtaaaaaagaaataaaaacagaGACGAACCCACCGCTAAATAACCGAAGCCGTCCGATGCAACGGAGCATGGATGGGAGCACTGTGGAGGAGCAAGCCGCGTCCGAGCGGAAGGGTGGAGGAGCGAAGACACGCGCGTCCCCTACGTAGGGTTACGCCGCTCGTGGCCTCGGCGAGCCATGTGCGGTGTGCCACAGTgttgggaaggggaggagagtggAGTTGGGTCCCACTCCCACTTGCCTCCTCgggcactgacatgtgggactgCCCTTAGCAGGAGTAGCGCGTTAGGTTTGAGGCCCATGGGCTATTGACCGCAGGGGGGTATTTCGGTCCAACATTTTTCACGTGGCAGAGGCTGCTGTTGGGCTCAATAATTTGGAGTTTGGACGCTGGTTAGTGTGGCCCATGAGATTCCCATTGTAACTAACGGACGCATATGACAAAACTGAACATATAGCTGGAAACCGAAGCTAATTTCAACCGGCTGAAAACGCCTGTTCACACAGTCTCTGCAATGATGAAAATCCTACACCATCACATTTCGTTCATTTTCAAACCGAACACTTTTGCACCtactagtaatatttttttattagtttcaattatttttttctatatgtaaggaaacaaataaaaacaaaaaagccACAAGACTGAGGTCCTTTTTATATCCCTAGCAAGTTTTTCATCCTACCATattgaatatttggacacatgcatgcagtattaaatatagacaaatataaaaactaattatacat is a genomic window of Oryza glaberrima chromosome 7, OglaRS2, whole genome shotgun sequence containing:
- the LOC127778627 gene encoding probable mixed-linked glucan synthase 8; its protein translation is MAANGGGGGAGGCSNGGGGAAANGGGGGGRGSKGATTRRAKVSPMDRYWVPTDEKEMAAAVADGGEDGRRPLLFRTFTASGILLQPYRLLTLVRLVAIVLFFIWRIRHPYADGMFFWWISVIGDFWFGVSWLLNQVAKLKPIKRVPDLALLQQQFDLPDGNSNLPGLDVFINTVDPINEPMIYTMNAILSILAADYPVDKHACYLSDDGGSIIHYDGLLETAKFAKLWVPFCRKHSIEPRAPESYFAVKSRPYAGSAPEDFLSDHRYMSREYDEFKVRLDALFTIIPKRSDAYNQTHAEEGVKATWMADGTEWPGTWIDPSENHKKGHHAGIVQVMLNHPSNQPQLGLPASTDSPVDFSNVDVRLPMLVYIAREKRPGYDHQKKAGAMNVQLRVSALLTNAPFIINFDGDHYVNNSKAFRAGICFMLDRREGDNTAFVQFPQRFDDVDPTDRYCNHNRVFFDATLLGLNGIQGPSYVGTGCMFRRVALYGVDPPRWRPDDCNIVDSSKKFGNLDSFISSIPIAANQERSIISPPALEESILQELSDAMACAYEDGTDWGKDVGWVYNIATEDVVTGFRLHRTGWRSMYCRMEPDAFRGTAPINLTERLYQILRWSGGSLEMFFSHNCPLLAGRRLNFMQRIAYVNMTGYPVTSVFLLFYLLFPVIWIFRGIFYIQKPFPTYVLYLVIVIFMSEMIGMVEIKWAGLTLLDWIRNEQFYIIGATAVYPLAVLHIVLKCFGLKGVSFKLTAKQVASSTSEKFAELYDVQWAPLLFPTIVVIAVNICAIGAAIGKALFGGWSLMQMGDASLGLVFNVWILLLIYPFALGIMGRWSKRPYILFILIVISFVIIALADIAIQAMRSGSVQLHFRRSGGANFPTSWGF